A genomic region of Phragmites australis chromosome 2, lpPhrAust1.1, whole genome shotgun sequence contains the following coding sequences:
- the LOC133904784 gene encoding mitogen-activated protein kinase kinase 9-like — MARPSFPVAPHEFFRRLPAAPHEMMKAPPADEELRLSDLEQICHLGAGACGVVTKVRHRLTGSVFALKTAYYPEADAKDEEAEALRRSAGSPHVVRCHAVLSGVDDVPAYVLEFMDAGTLGGVLRRREGRGLPELALAEVAARCFEGLAHVHSRGVAHLDMRPDNLLANSRGDVKIGDFSVSRILYGRTGERLRVSVAVGSLPYLSPERFEPNAHAGPRGAMAADVWGLGVTVLELFLGRSPILPVGEMPTYEKLRRAICDGKPPSAPESASASAELRGFVAACLQKDPRRRATMAQLLAHPFVACRDVQESRRALRELIVETMEE; from the coding sequence ATGGCTCGCCCGTCGTTTCCCGTCGCGCCGCACGAGTTCTTCCGCCGGCTCCCCGCCGCGCCTCACGAGATGATGAAGGCGCCGCCCGCGGACGAGGAGCTGCGGCTATCGGACCTGGAGCAGATCTGCCACCTCGGCGCGGGCGCCTGCGGCGTGGTAACCAAGGTGCGGCACCGCCTCACCGGCTCAGTGTTCGCGCTCAAGACGGCCTACTATCCCGAGGCCGACGCGAAGGACGAGGAGGCCGAGGCGCTCCGCCGGTCCGCTGGGTCCCCGCACGTCGTGCGCTGCCACGCCGTCCTCAGCGGAGTTGACGACGTTCCCGCGTACGTGCTCGAGTTCATGGACGCTGGGACGCTCGGTGGAGTCCTCCGCAGGCGCGAGGGCCGCGGGCTACCGGAGCTGGCCCTCGCCGAGGTGGCCGCGCGGTGCTTCGAGGGGCTGGCGCACGTCCACTCCCGCGGCGTCGCGCACCTCGACATGAGGCCCGACAACCTCCTTGCCAACTCCCGCGGGGACGTCAAGATCGGCGATTTCAGCGTGTCCCGGATCCTCTACGGCCGCACCGGCGAGCGCCTCCGGGTCTCCGTCGCCGTCGGCTCTCTCCCGTACCTGAGCCCTGAGCGGTTCGAGCCCAACGCCCACGCAGGGCCGCGCGGCGCCATGGCCGCCGACGTCTGGGGCCTCGGCGTCACCGTCCTGGAGCTCTTCTTGGGGCGTAGCCCCATCCTGCCAGTGGGGGAGATGCCGACGTACGAGAAGCTGAGGCGGGCAATCTGCGACGGGAAGCCGCCGTCGGCGCCGGAGagcgcgtcggcgtcggcggagCTGCGCGGGTTCGTGGCCGCGTGCCTGCAGAAGGACCCGAGGCGACGCGCCACGATGGCGCAGCTGCTCGCCCACCCGTTCGTCGCGTGCCGCGACGTCCAGGAGTCGCGCCGCGCACTGCGGGAGCTCATCGTGGAGACCATGGAGGAGTAG